In Columba livia isolate bColLiv1 breed racing homer chromosome 6, bColLiv1.pat.W.v2, whole genome shotgun sequence, a single genomic region encodes these proteins:
- the EIF3F gene encoding eukaryotic translation initiation factor 3 subunit F, whose translation MAATAPAPATPAAAPAQSPTTAPAAPAGNAPPTAAPPPPAAPAPPPQAAPLSAALSGPFPGGRVVRLHPVVLASIVDSFERRNEGAARVIGTLLGTVDKHSVEVTNCFSVPHNESEDEVAVDMEFAKNMYELHKKVSPSEIILGWYATGHDITEHSVLIHEYYSREAHNPIHLTVDTSLQNSRMSIKAYVSAPMGVPGKTMGVMFTPLTVKYVYYDTERIGVDLIMKTCFSPNRVIGLSSDLQQVGSASARIQDTLTMVLQYAEDVLSGKVAADNTVGRFLMDLINQVPKISPEDFETMLNSNINDLLMVTYLANLTQSQIALNEKLLSL comes from the exons ATGGCGGCGACAGCTCCAGCTCCGGCTACACCCGCGGCTGCCCCGGCGCAGAGCCCGACAACGGCGCCCGCCGCACCGGCGGGAAACGCTCCCCCcaccgccgcgccgcccccgcccgccgcgccaGCACCGCCGCCGCAGGCCGCGCCGCTGTCGGCCGCGCTCTCGGGCCCCTTCCCCGGCGGCCGCGTGGTGCGGCTGCACCCGGTCGTGCTCGCCTCCATCGTGGACAGCTTCGAGCGGCGCAACGAGGGCGCGGCGCGAGTCATCGGGACGCTGCTGG GGACCGTGGACAAGCACTCGGTGGAAGTCACCAACTGCTTCTCCGTCCCGCACAACGAGTCCGAGGATGAG GTGGCAGTCGATATGGAATTTGCCAAAAACATGTATGAGTTGCACAAGAAAGTGTCTCCTAGCGAGATCATCTTGGGCTG GTACGCAACAGGTCATGACATCACAGAACACTCCGTCCTGATCCATGAGTATTACAGCCGGGAAGCGCACAATCCAATCCACCTCACCGTGGACACGAGTCTCCAGAATTCACGCATGAGCATTAAAGCCTACGTCAG tGCCCCAATGGGAGTCCCTGGTAAAACTATGGGCGTGATGTTCACGCCTCTAACAGTGAAATATGTTTATTATGATACAGAGCGGATAGGAG tggaTCTTATAATGAAGACTTGTTTTAGCCCTAATCGAGTGATTGGCTTGTCCAGTGACTTGCAGCAGGTGGGGTCAGCCTCAGCCAGGATCCAGGATACCCTGACAATGGTGCTGCAGTATGCTGAAGATGTATTG TCCGGCAAAGTGGCTGCTGACAACACTGTTGGGCGTTTCCTGATGGATCTCATTAACCAGGTGCCAAAGATTTCACCAGAGGACTTTGAAACAATGTTGAACAGCAATATCAAT gaCCTACTGATGGTAACCTACTTGGCAAACCTCACACAGTCACAGATTGCTCTCAACGAAAAACTTCTGAGTTTATAA